The genomic segment CTGTGAATTAGATTGCTCTGtctctctgtcttttcttccccttttatttctgccttcagcaCCAAGCCAGGGCCAAAATTGAGCTGGGAAATagtctttcttccttctgcagttCTAGTTTTTGGATCAAACAACGactccctccttttctttttttttttttttttttttttttggtcagaaTTTGTactgatgttttaattttctcaatATTTGTTCCTTGCTATAGCTTGCGAGCAATTTTGAAGCAACTTTGAAGCAACAGCTTCTGCTGGCTGGCTCATATTCAAGGCTGCAAGAGGTCCTCTTGGCCGTCACCTTGTGGGTGGCATAGGCCATCATGTGTGGTGGCATTTGGTTGTTGATGTGGCTTCCTCCCTCACCAGCATGGGTGTCCCTTTTCATCCCCTCTCTACAAGCCAGTCACacatttctttgggttttgttccttACTTCTTACTAACCATCCTTAGCCTTATGACAAAAAGGGCCAAATCCTGTTCTCAGACGGCATGCATGTCTAGGACATGGCCTTGCAGTGGCGTCCCTCCTCCCCAGAGGAGACTGCAGCGCATCCAGGAGCTGCTTGGGCATTACCTGTCCATCAGCTGTGATTGCAGTGAGCCCACAGCCCCAGAAACATGATTTTTACTCCACTATTTTTCTCTATAGAGCCTGTTCAAGGAAAATGCCCTGGGATGCTTTTCATATATCTGTAagctggcttttattttttttgtttgtttgtttgttgagGAAGGAGGCGCAGCATAGGATATGGTCTGAAAGAGAGCTCCCATGCTGACCTAAAGCccttttgtgctgctttaaaggaaaataacgCACGAGAGAGAGCAGTAGGAATGCTGTACCCATAGTGTGTCAGGTTGCTGGAAGGATTTAGCCCTGCCGTGATACCCCTGGCTGGTCCAGGCTGGGCAGCCCCACATTGCCTGTTGTGGACAGGGTTGTAATGTGAATACCTTAAGCACTTGAAAAATTATTCCCTCCTGGATCGCACCTCCGTGAGAGTGGCTGAGGCCATGCTGCAAAGGTTTGGGTCCTTCCTCATGTCTGTAAGGTGCTCAGCAGGAACAGCGGCTGCCTCTTATCTTTGTCCCACCCCTGCTACTGGCTCCAAGCCTGTCAGGTTTGTAGCACGCTCCCTCAGCCATGTCTCCAGGGGTCTGATCTAGGTCACATCCCTGAGCTTGTGACAAAGACTGCTGGACGAAATACAACCAGCATCACCTCTCTGTGGATCCGTGTGGCAGTGCTCCGGCTCCAGACCAGCACTGACAGCACCAGGCTCCTGCACCCCTCTCACCTGCCAGCACAGGCAAGGGCTGTGTCTCCCTGCAGACGGTGCAGTGCTGAGTGAGGGCAGCATCCATGGGCAGCTCCACGTGTTAGTGCTGCGaccatatgtgtgtgtgcaggtgtACCTTCACAGGTGCCATgcatggggcagccccacaaCTCTTCCCTGCACCCTGccactgggatgcaggatgtGGCCAGCTATCGCTTTTCCTTGGCTCCTGGCagggggctgcagctctgccatccCTTGGGGCTGGCTCCTTGCCTCTCAGCTCTAAATGGATTGCAGACCCATTTTGCTAATGGAGCCAGGCTGTCCATTATGGGTACTGACTCCAGCCGGGGGGAAGGGACTGGCCTGCACAGCGTTGGAGGCTGCTCAGCATTGCTGATGAGGTCCTGTCTGCTTTTAAATCATCGATATTTTGCCTTAATGTGCATTCCAGACACTGCAGACAGGCTGTGGCGCTCCTCAGAGACACAAATTAATAGCAACAGGGCCATTAGCCTGTCACTTGGAATCAGTGCTCATGGCAGGATCTGACTGCACAAACTCTCATGGCTCAGTGCCCATGCTGTGCCAGGAAATGGCCTCACTACACTGAGTGGGTTCTATGGAGTCCTCAGTGTTGGCATTGAGGGGGATGGGGGACCAACAGGCTGTGGGCCAAAGGAGAGAATCCTGTTTTGCCATGGTGAGGCTGGAGAGCTGAAGTCTTCCCTTGTGAGCCTTGACAGTTGCAAAAGGGGCTTTGCCACATGCGAGGGGCAAAAGCTGCTGCCCTATGTCACCATGCAGTGAGAGTcccagctgctcctgcctccacatgcctgccccagcctcagcacTGTTCTTGTCCCTGGATCAACCCCTCACACCCCTCTGCATGGCCATGCTCCCTTGGGGGCACACAGCTGTGATCTCTCCCTCATGTTGTGGGCTTTTTGTGGGGTTGGGCAAGAGCAGGATGGTATGGGCAGGGCCTGGTTGGGTTGCCTATTTCAGGGTGGGGGAGATGTCAGGAGTTGATGGGAGGCTGGAGCCAGCTACACCCCTAACCCTGCCTTCATGTCTCCTTGCAGGAGCAGCCAGGGCTTCATGCACATGAAACTGTCCCGGACCCAAGAAAACAAGTATGTGCTGGGTCAGCACAGCCCACCCTTCGACAGCGTGCCAGAGATCATTCATCACTATGCGAGCCGCAAGCTGCCCATCAAAGGGGCTGAGCACATGTCCTTGCTCTACCCGGTGGCTATCCGTACCCTATAGTACTCACCATCCACGAACCAGGCTCCAGGCTGGGTGCATCTGAAACTGGTCTGTCTGCAGGGCCGAGCACAGTCACGCTGACCACTGGCTCTGGACTGTCAGCTCACAAGCAGTTCGCTGGGCACAGCCAGCGCTGTTGGGGATTGCTGCAGCTGGACCCTTCGTCCTGCTCCCTTGGGGGGCTCTTGCACGCTGGTTTGCCGGCTGGGATGGCGCCGGGGGGAACCCATGCCTGAGGAGCTGAGAGGGGCTTGCTGGCTGCCCACTGCCCTTGCATACCTTCAGGCGGAGCTCAGGACATTAGGACTGGAGCTGGGGCCTTGGAGAGGCAAGGGAGGGGGGTTATGTGttggaaaagggagagaaatcaGCCGGTAGCAGGCATGAGGTGCCACCATGAGGGTGCCTGGCTCTACCCATGGGAGACAAAATGTCTGTGCCAGCAGGCAAGAAGGCTGGCAGGGACAAGCCTGCCAGGAACAGCGAGACATGGCAGGCTGGGCAGGCtgtcccttcccccccccacacTGTGCTCAGCACTCTCTGCCATCCTTTGCCAAATGTACATAGTAACCGCTTTTGGCTAGGTGTGCAGCACCGCTGCCTAATAAAGCGGTGCATGCTCACCTCCTGCTTCATGCATCCCACCACCCTAAGTGGGAGGTCGGTGTGCCAAAACAGTGAGAAGTGGGATTTTATTATATGAAAGCTTGAAGTgaattgctttttccttcactcTTGCACACACAGGTCTTGAAACCCGTGTGCCTGAGCGGTCCAGCCAGCTTACTCATCTGTAACATGGGGAACATGGGAAGTTGGTGGTCATGTCCTTGCTATGTCTTTGGGACACTTTGTGGGCAGCAAAGTGTACTTGCCTGTTATTCCCTGTAGAAGGGGGTGCTTTTTGGGATCTTTTCGcctccttgttttccttcaccCTTTGTAAGCCTTAGGCAAAATCCCTTAATTCACAGATCTCCCGTTCTCCTCCTCTGGGTATTTACTGGCCTCAGTCTTGTTCTTTGTCTTCCTGATACCTTGTCTTTGGGCTAGCTTGctccttttcttcatttggCTGAAGCTATGTGTGATGCTCTGTAGCATTTAATGCATACCTTGCCTTTTAACCTTGTTCCTGGTCTTGCTTGCTGCTGTACCTAGACACGTTTCCTCCATCCATGCTTCAGGCTAAGCTCAGTCTCACTGTTGCTCCCCTGCAGTGtgttccctttcttctccagtcCCTTAGTGgtcctgctgtgctcagcagagagaatGACAACAGCAAATTTGCTGCTGGACCAGCAAAACCTTTTGCATCAGTGGAGCAAAGTGCTTGGGGCATTGGTGATGATGCATCAGCAGTGGTTTGATGAAGGCTTTGTGAAAAAGCATCATCCTCCACACCGCCTGTTCCCAGAAAAAGCTGGTCCTGCTGAGGGGGGTGGAGGTGGTCAATGGGGCCATGGGGACCTTGCATGGGTCCCTGTTCTACTTACTGTGCAGGGCTCCAGGGTTTTCCAGCTCAATCTGTAGCCAGGAATCGCTGCCCTGACTGCCCAGCACAGCTTTGAGCTGCTGTGGGGACCATTGGGCACAGCCAGCGTGGTCTGTGAGCGCACACCGCGGTTTGGAGCATGCAGAAACTGGTGATTTGTTCCAGGTTACCTCAGCCTCTACCGCTCCTTAAAAGGCAGCAGTTTGAGCTCATCAGGCGCCCGGTGTCTCCTTACAGTCCTGCTTGGCTGCCTCTCCGTCCCAGGAAGGCATCTTGTccggcagggatggaggcagcaCTGGAGGGGTTTTGTCCTGGCAGTGCCACACCAGAGCCTGCAGAAAGGGCCAGAGATGCAGAAATCTTCAGAGATGCTCTTGGATGCCCTTGCTGCATTTAAAGGTTTCAAGGGCTCTTAGCAGCTCTGCCGTGCCCTGATGACTCCAGCACAGATCTCATCTTGGGGGATACTCTGCCTTCTCcgtggctgcagctgggaaagcAGAGGCTTCTTGGGTCCATGCAGTTGGGGAACGTAGGCACATGAGAACCTCCCcatattctgtttctttctctggaGAAACTGTGGTAGTGAGCAAACTGCCTAGCAGCCAGTGCTGATTGTATCAGTGCGCTCACGGCTTTACAGTGAAATCCTGTCTAAGCACTCTAGCTCCATCTCGGGGACATCCAGGCAGAGCACTAAGAGGCATGAGACCTGCGTGCGTTTCATCAGCTCTCCATAAACAGCCATTGCTCTAGAGCTGGGCTTTATGTCCAAGTGATTCAGCTAAGCAGCTCTCAATCCTCACTGTGGCAATTACATCCCTTCTCAcccctttcttctccaggctaaagaAGCCCAACTCCTCAAGCATCTCCTTGTACAACACACTGTACAGCCCTGACTATCCTAGTGGCCCTCTGCAGGACTCTCTTATTGTATTTGGGgtccagaactggacacagtatcCACATGTGACCTCACAAGTGTCAaataaagggaaataacaactTCCTTTTGACCTGGTTGCACTCATGTAacttgggctggaagggaccttaggaAGTCTCTAGTCTACCCTCCTGCTCCAAGCAGTGTTAGTGTTGACCAGTGTCAAGAGGGGTATTTTTTGAGAAGCAGAACTGCCCTAAGCCTAACTAgggtttttcccctcttcatAGCATTACCAAGGGAGACGGGACAGCAGGGATAGAGGGCTGCAAATTCACTGCAACCTGAGAGCAATGCCTCCAGCCCAGTGGCGCCTCCAGCTCCATGAGGGCTCTCATGTGATGGGGGAGGTCCAATAAGAGCGATGTAGGAGCAAGGTACAGGATGCAGAGCCATAGTAAAGAGCCAGCCCTGACACTGGGTCAGGGGATGGACCTTATGGGGCAGATTCGAGCAGGTCATGTGTTCTGTTTGGATCCAGGAGGTGTCATTTTGAGTTTTCCACATAAAGTATATGACTCTGGGTCTGGCTGGttcatcttctgtttgcaaTGGGAACTAATCAGGAGCTCCCCAGAAAATTTGAATCGAATCTCTCCTGCAAGGGTATTTTAGTGCTACGTTTGCCATCCCGTAACTGGGGTGATGTTTAGGAATGGGGTGTTTGGGGGCAGCCATGTGACAGGGCTAGAGAGGTGATGGGTGGGATCCCCATTCACGATGTTAATCCCCAGGACAGACAGGGTCCAGAGCAACCTGATGCGGCTTAGATGTTAATCCTGCTGGGAACATAAAAAGAACCAGAGACCTTGTCTGTAGCAATTCCCAATCCACTTGTCCTAGAAATCCCCCATGTACCCCCAGCTGCCTCTGTtctctgtccctcctccctgcaaGCAGAAGAGCTCAGCCATTCATCGGTTATCTCTAATCCCTTGCTAAGCCTTCCACAATCAAGAACTGTTTCAGTATTCTGCAGGTCCTGGtgatgaaggaaggaagtttgTTTCGTAATTGGATTAGCACTGCTGGGAGCATGCTCTCGTATGGCAGTGAAAGCTGGGCTGGCATGGCCCCTTAGCCCTGTGCTGCTTTGCCTGGTTGTGGGCCAGCTTGGGGCTCCGCTTACTCCTGCACAGAACTTCACTGGCCAAAAGATGTCATCTTGCCAGAAGGCAACCAAGAGGGGTGAAAGGCTGATTCAGGGCAGAATTTGAGTTTACCCTTCTTGGAAGCTGGGATGTGCTTGCTGAAACTGTCCCTCATGTCTTTCACCTTctggaaatgaagcattttgcttAGCATCATCAGCCTCATCACCCACCCTAGCACAAGCCATCAAGGCTTCTGAACACCACGAAGGCTGGAGAGCATCACCAGTAACTGATCTGTGTGAGACTGGGTAAAATCCTCAGATTACTGCCTCTCTGCCCTGGAAGTTCCCTTGAGCCCATGCCTAGTGATTAGTTTAAAACCCCAGCCCTAGCAGTGATGCCTAAGTTGCTTATAGGTCACTGAAAACAGAGTGACCTCTATTCTGTCTCCAACCACAGCAATCTGCAGAAGGATTAAATAACCCAACAGTTCAGCTGCTGAAGTTTATAGCAGAGAAATTTGTTCCTGATCCCTGCAGGCTACCAGGAAAATGTGAAGTGCAGCACATACAGAGCACATACATGCAtgtggcacacacacagaccaaCTGAAGGCCTCCTTTTAGATCTTGTAAAGAACAGTATGTTTGACAGAAGGGGCAAGTTTCAGTCCTTAACTCAGTGACCACCCCAGCTCAGTCCCTTTCGTATGCTTCCCCAGCATTGTCTTAAGCCGGTTACTTGGTCGTGTTACCCTGTTTGAAAATTGTCCCAAAACATCCATGCCTCCACCAAATTTTCAGTCTACACTTGCGAGCagttctctccttttccttgcaCAATTTTGCAGGCACGTCTCCGGAACAGCATGCTTGGGCAGATCTTCTGGGTGAGATCTTCCCAGTGCCTTTGTAATAATGTGTCTGTTTCCCTCCTGAAAATGCATCTCAGGCATGACAACTCCACActcccagccctgcactgcTTGCTATTAACATTAGTGGGGTCATCCCAAGACTAGGGTGGAGGAACCATGCTAGGGAGAGCTGAGAGACACCCTTTTTAACACAACCCATCATATACTTGATTAGGTGGTTCCTCCTCTGCTACATCCATATGTCTGACTTCCAGCATTGGAGACTGTTTGTATTGGGTTAGGTACAAATAAAACTTTTTCCTTAAATCTAACCAGCCTAAATACACTGCATCACCTTGTCATAATTATGAAAGTAAAATCATTATGTTACACTGAGACAAGGCATCTGTGATAAATTCTGTTTCCAGTTCCCCTCGTATGTGGAAGCTGGGTCTCCTTCAAAACACCCTTTTAAAGGTATGAATGTCTAGATATGTTTTAGTATCTCTTTTCACTTTCTTGGATGTGGGAGGCACATTTGCTGCATTTGTTTGCTATTTGAGCCATATCCATGTTATCCTAAATCTTGTCCTTTCACAGAGAGGTGACCTTGGTCCTTTTCTCTCCAAtctcctgcagcacctcctggttGAGCCTCATCTCATGCATTCAAAGTATGTCCTTAACTGGTGGCTGTGCCTCAGGCATTCTCTGTCCTTCGCATCTGACTCAGCTTGATGACCTGCACAGATACATGTCTTTCTCTTAATTTCCAGGATAAATGTATGCATGCTGAATTGTTCTCCATTAAATGGCAGTGCACTGCAAGTCCTTATCTTTGCCTGTGTGGGATCAATGGGCTCCCTGCATGTGTCCTCTCTGACTGCTCCTGTACGGGATAGACTTGCTGCACATGTACACTGCACTGTGATTTACTGCCCCTATGCAGCATTACAGCCTCTCTCTGCATGCACAGTGTCCTGATCTGTTCTCATTAAGGGTTACCTCTCTGCAAATTCACAGCATGTCTCGTTTTAGTGTGACCATGTCTGACCATGCACAACATGTCCTGATTATCAGGGAAGGCTCTTACATTTTTTTGCCCCTGTCTAGAGTGCCTTAAGTCATTATTCATACATGCCACTGCCCCTCTCCAAGGGGAACAGTCTGCCTGATTTGCCTCTTGGATTTACTGTGTATGCAGTAGGTGGGTACTCCATGTGGCATAGCGTAATTTCCATGTGCTCGTGGCATCCTAATTTTGGTTCACGCATTAGCTTCTTTCCCACACAGGTGCCTTGCAGCCTCTGGACAGGCACATACTTTGTGCTTGTGTGCAAGACACCATCATCATGTCCTGACATCAGAGCAACTCCCAGCTCTAGCTGGTAATGTGTGGTAAAGATTGCAGCCTCTGTGCTGCACTCAATTCCATTTTCCTTCCACATGCACAGGCTGTCAGAGCCTCCTCTGCCCCCATCTGCTCAGCGACTCTTGTAACCATGTCTTACAGGGGCTGAGGTGCAGCCTGGCACCTCCATCCTGCACTATCCTGGCTCATGTCCCACTCTGGAAACCGTCGGCTCTGTGGTAACCAAGTGTCCTGCCAGAGGTAATGGAGAGTGTCTCTGGTGGGCAGCAAGACTCAGTGTCTTGCTGAATGTCATTTAAGCCAGAGCCCCAAGggcacctcctgctgctgaagtctTCTTAGGGGATGTTTATGGGATGCCAATGACTTTCTTCATTGACCTGTTGGCTTGAGTGACCAAAAGGGGAAAACTGGGATATCAGAGCCCCCATAAATGCTTCAGAGGGTAGTTCAGAGAAGAGTGTCGCTCGAAGTTGCAGAATGTGCCCACCCAGGCATAAAGAAAGTGAGGAAGTTGTGACTCACAGCCATGGCCTGTGTTGGCCTGTGAAGGAAGCATGGGAGAGGTAGAGTATCCCATTCCTTGCCCTGGGAAGGTTTACAGCCATGTTTGTGATGCTGGTGACCAGAGAGCTGCCAGCTGGAGTTAGCTGGGGCTGGGAAGAAGGAAATACAAGCTGAGACAGCTTCAGTTTCTTGTAAGGAAGGTAattcctggtttgttttttttttttttttggtcggTTGGTAGTTTGGTTTAGTTGGTATTTTCTTGTGTGTGGggtggacttttttttttgttcgttttgtttgtttgttggtttggttattatattgtttgtttgtttgtatccCCAGAGGGGCTGAGCTAAAaaccattttgcttttttctgctgtgacttGTAGCTGAGCTCTCAGATGCCACAGGCTGGGGGAGGTGGTGTAGGTGGTACCAGGAAGGGCTGGAGAGTGCATTACCTACCTGGTGAGGGCTCTTGCCCTTGAGTTTGACTTCCAGCCAGTCCTGAAGGAAGCAGCACATCATATACCAGAGCAAGCAAGAGAACAAACATAGAGATGTTGCTCAGTCCCCTGTGCATCACAGACCCCGCACTGCCCCACTCAGCTGGCAGTCCCAGTGAAAATCCATCATTCAGGGCGACCTCAGACTTTGTGGCTCTGGCATTGTCAGCCCTACAGGCAGCATGGTAATTCACACTGGTAGCAGCTGTTCCCCGTGTCAGCATTGGGCAATTGCCCCTGCTGGTCTGTTCCTGCTACGTGCCATTAGCAGCAAGATCCTTCTTTTATCATCATACTTCTCATTCCATCTTGGCAGCTGCAGTAAATGTCTGTCTGTTAGCAAGTATGAATGCCTGTCAGGACACAAGGTTGGGTTTCCCTGTAGCAGGAGATGATTTTGACACACTCATGGGTTGCTCAGGTGTGGAGTGGGATCATCTCTTTTGAAGCAGGGATGGGACAGGGTCTCTCATAGTGTCACTGGgggtacagcccagcacacagggggtttctgggctcaagtgcaTACTGAGTccaggtcatggggagcttctcttcacccagcacccccaagtccttctcctcagggctgctccatccagtctatgcccagcctgtgtttgtgcttggcaTTGCCCCgatccaggtgcaggaccttgcacttggccctTCTAGGCATCTTCCCCAGGCCAATCCCAGCTTGCTGTCTCCTCACTGTGGTATGATTCAAGACACaaatttccagttttcttttccacacaATGCCATATGCTCTCGGCTGGCTTGGGAACTGAAGCACATTagaggtgctgcagcctggaAGAGGTGGATAGTTGGGTGCGTGAACATGGATGATTACCTGTGTGTAGCTCCAGGAAGGTCAGCTCCCAGCTCCCATATGGCTTCTCTGTATCCAAATCTGCTGCACAAAGTGCTCCCACTGCCTTTCACTAGCTCCCTTCCCTGTCCTCAGACAGATTAACACCAGCATCCACAGTTGGCCCACATGATCCGGATCACTTGGGGGCAGAGGATGGTCACACAAGAAGTCACACAGATGATAACCACAGCAATGAGGACAACCAGATGCTTGTCTTTCAGTGGGAAAAATGcaagaagaaatacagcaagGGGGTAAGGGTGTCCTTGCTTGCCACCTACATTGAGTGCATGTTCACATGCCCAGACAGGTGATATAGGGAAGCTCACGATCTTCTGTGTGGTCTTCTCCTGTAGGAATAAAACACCAGTTTCACTCAGCTACAAATGTGACAGCTTGTACAAAAGAAGGTGGAGCAGGTTGGCAGTGGGGGAGCCACAACCTCAGCCTTGGGAATGCCTGGAGACTCCAGTTTGGAGGTTCAGGGCAGATGTCTGCTTTGCGAAAGGAGTTTGGCTTAAGTAAACAGTGAGGTAGGGGAGGCTACCAAGGGGCCCCTTCCAGTGAGTGAGAGCATGTATGCTTGGAGGAGGGACACAGAGGCAGTAGTGCAGCCCACAGTGAATTTGAAGGGTGGCCTGGGGAAGATGCCTAgaaaggccaagtgcaaggtcctgcacctggatcGGGGCAAtgccaagcacaaacacaggctgggcatagactggatggagcagccctgaggagaaggatttggggatgCTGGATGaagagaagctccccatgacctggACTCAGTAtgcacttgagcccagaaaccccctgtgtgctgggctgtacatgggagcagcagagctgttcctcCCTCGATCTGCTGCTCAAGACCCAGAGCCTCGTGGGAGGGGATTTTCCCtctctgcagtcctgatccagctctgggacaacagcacaagagggacgtggagctgctggagggagtccagaagaggccatggagctgcggcgagggctggagcagctctgctctggagccaggctgagagagctgggctggggcagcctggacaaaagaaggctccttaaggggagacctgagagcagctccagtgcctaaaggggctgcaggaaacctggagaggggcttgtgacaagggcctgtagggacaggccaaggggaatggctttaacctgcccgaggggagactgagctgagctcctaggcagaagctcttccctgtgagggtgctgaggcgctggcccagggtgcccagagaagctgtggctgccccatccctggcagtgctcaagaccaggttggacacaggggcttggagcaagctgctccagtggaaggggtccctgcccgtggcaggggttggaactggaggagctttaaggtcccttcaacccaaaccgttctgcgATTCTGCTTCTGTGAAATCACCATGAGCAGTGTTCTACAGGCTTGGGGCGCCAGCAGCTGCCCAGGGGAGGGAACAAAGGAGCCCTGGAGGGAGCGGGAGGATGAAAGAGCCCCGCTCGCGGCCAAGCACTCCTGGCTGCCGCCGGAAAGCGGCTGCCACCTGCCGGGCGCTGGCGGGAGTCGCAGGGCCGGGCAGCGCCGGGCTCGGGCCTCTCCGGTGGCGGACACTCGCGGTGAGGctgcgcggggcggggccggcgtGGGGTAATGGCGGCGGTGGGGGCCATGGCGGAGACGCGGCTGCGGCGGAAGCAGCTGCTGAGCGCGGAGGAGGCGGAGTTGTTCGAGCTAGCGCAAGCGGCGGGGAGCGGACTGGATCCGGAGGTGTTCCGGTGAGCGGAGAGGCGGCCGCCGGCGCTCTCGCTGGCCTCTGTCTCCTCTGACCTTTGTCCCGCTGGCCGCTGTCCCCTTAGGGTGCTGCTGGATCTGTTGCGCATGAACGTGGCGCCGCTCGCCGTCTTTCAGGTGCTGAAGTCTATGTGCGCCGGACAGCGGCTGCCGCCGGGACTCGAGGGCTGCCCTCCCGCCGCGCAGGCCCTGCTCCCCTCCGACACGCGAGGTAGGCCGCGGGCAGGGCCGGGCGGCGGGCTGTGGGACGGTGGCGGGTCCTGACCCCATATCTCCTTGCGTAGGGCCCCCAGAGGACGGCCGGGCCCCCTTCTCTGCTCTGCGGCCGCCGCGGGTCGGGGCGCGCCCCCCCCAATCCCGTGGTCCCCCCCCCACCTCTGCTCGCTGGCTCGCGGCCTCCCCTGGCCTCCCGCCGGCCGCGCCGCCCGTGCCGCCACGGGGATGGGTCCGCGGGCCGGGCAGCCGGGCCCGCGGGGAGGCTCGGCCGGCCACCGGGGTCCCCGTTCGATGTGAAcgtggggccggggccggcgcCGGCGGGGACTTTGCGCGCACCCTTTGGTCTTACTTCCTATTTT from the Lathamus discolor isolate bLatDis1 chromosome 8, bLatDis1.hap1, whole genome shotgun sequence genome contains:
- the LOC136019069 gene encoding mitotic-spindle organizing protein 2B-like produces the protein MAAVGAMAETRLRRKQLLSAEEAELFELAQAAGSGLDPEVFRVLLDLLRMNVAPLAVFQVLKSMCAGQRLPPGLEGCPPAAQALLPSDTRGRNKSSSAVSGTQVLAERSSREGSAQRMPRQPSASRLQKTGASGKNTGGGSST